Within Cellulophaga sp. L1A9, the genomic segment TTATGAATCAAAATTTGGTTCAAATTCAAAATGAGTTTACAGATTTTGAAGATTTTGGTGTGGCTTCTTTTACCATTAACCCTACCTACGATACCCCTACGGTATTGAAGGAATATGCAGAAAAGTATGGCGTGCGTAATTTAAACTGGAACTTGATGACTGGAGATGCGCAAGGTATTTTTGACCTAGCAAATTCAGGCTTTAATATTTTTGCAAGTGAGGTTCCTAATGCACCTGGTGGTTTTGAACATGCAGGTATGTTTGCTTTGGTAGATAAAAAGGGTTTTATGAGATCAAGAGTTGATGATTATGGAAATCCAATTATCTATTACCGAGGTGCAATTTCTGAGGAAGAAGGTGTCAATGATCATGGTGAAAAGGAACAAATTGGAGTACTCAAAGAAGATATTAAGAAATTACTAGCAGAGAAATAATGGGTGAGGTGGATCAAAAAGAGCGTAAGTTTAATATATTTATTACAGTTATCTCAATAGTGATTCCTTTAGTGGTCATTGTGTTGTTTCGTGTAAAGCTGCCCAACGTAGAGCCTTTGAGCTTCTTGCCTCCAATTTATGCTTCAGTGAATGGTGTAACAGCTATTTTATTAATTGTGGCAGTGATCGCTATTAAAAACGGCAATAAAAAGCTGCACCAGAAGATCATGGTAACTTGTATAGGCTTGTCATTAGCTTTTTTAGTAATGTATGTAGCGTATCATATGACTTCCGATTCTACCACATTTGGAGGAGAAGGTGCTATAAAATATGTGTATTTCTTTATACTCATTACCCATATTATATTATCCGTTGCCATAATACCTTTAGTGCTAATCACCTATTCCAGAGCTTATTTGCAAAAGTTTGAAGCTCATAGGAAGATTGCTAAAATAACATTTCCAATATGGTTGTATGTTGCAATTACAGGGGTTGTAGTGTACTTAATGATCGCACCGTATTACGCATACTAACTACGAACAATTATGGATTATAAAAAACTTCTATTACTATTAGTTTTCATTTTACTACTTCCTAATTTGGCAGATGCCCAATGTGCAATGTGTCGTGCGGTATTAGAAAGTGAGGAAGGAAAGTCTACAGCGAAAGGAATTAATGATGGTATTGTATACCTTATGGCTATTCCTTATGTTTTAGTCGCTGGGGTGTTTTATTTTGTTTACAGAAAGATGAAGAGTCCCAAATCATAAATTTAACATTACTTTAAGATTTTTCGTGTAACAAAAGTCAGTCTGTAGTAGTCTATTGTATTGAGCTTGTATTTTTTATCAAAGCTCAAACCAACCAAAAGCTACTAAATGTTTGATTTAGAAAGATGGCAGGAGATTTTTGACACCATTCGTAAAAACAAATTACGAACATTTCTTACGGGTCTCTCTGTTGCCTCCGGTATTTTTATTCTTGTTATTTTATTGGGTTTTGGACAAGGCATGCAAAATGGTATCGCTAAAGAGTTTGAAAGTGATGCGGCATCGAGTATTTGGATTTGGACAGAATCAACACAAAATGCATATAAGGGACTTAACCCTGGTCGAGAAATTCAATTTAGAAATGAAGATTACGCGACACTAGTAGATAAAATGGATCTGAATTTAGAAAACAAATCCATGTTCTATATGCCAAGAGATATTACGACTACCTATAAGAATGATGCATTAATTTATCGGGTGATGGGTACTACAAGTGATGCTCAATTCTTAGAGAATCAGAATATGTTACAAGGCCGTTTTCTAAACTGGCAAGACATTTCTCAAGTTACCAAAGTTGCTGTGATAAGCGCTAAAATTAAGAGAGAATCTTTTACTACTATTGACAACCCAGTAGGAGAATATATAAAAATTTCGAATATCCCCTTCAAGATTATAGGAGTATATAAGGATAAAGCAGGGGAGCGTGAGGAGAATCGTATTTTTATTCCTATCACAACATCACAAAAAGTATTTAATGGTGCAGATAAATTAGATAACCTTGTTTTCTCGTCACCACCAGCAGCTAACTTTGAGGAAGCGGTACAGCAATCAATCACATTAAAAACTAAAATTGACACTTATCTAAGGCAAGCGCATTCTATTGCTCCTGATGATGAAGGAGGTATTGGTATTAATAACCAAATGGAGAATGCAAAAAGATATTATTCCTTAACGGGTAACATTAAACTTTTCTTTTGGTTTGTTGGCCTTTGTACCATAATTGCTGGGGTGGTAGGGGTAAGTAATATTATGCTTATCGTGGTTAAGGAGCGTACCAAGGAAATAGGAATTCGTAAAGCTTTGGGGGCTAAACCTTGGTCTATTATTGGAATGATTTTACATGAGTCTGTTTTTGTAACGGCAATATCTGGTTTTACAGGTCTTATTTTTAGTATGGGACTTCTGGAACTCATTGGCCCCAATATAGAAGTAGACTATATCGTAAATCCTTCGGTAGATTTTAATGTGGCTATGGCTACTGTTTTGCTACTTGTTGTAGCTGGTGCTATAGCAGGTTTTTTTCCGGCATGGCGCGCAGCAAGTATACATACTATTGATGCACTAAGAGACGAATAAATAAAAACTAAATGTTTAATAGAGATCGTTGGAGAGAAATTATAGAGGTGCTGACAAGTAATATGTTCAGAACCATTCTTACTGCATTTGGAGTGTTTTGGGGTATACTTATCCTAATTATTCTTTTGGCAGCAGGGAAAGGCTTAGAAAATGGAATTAAGAGTGACTTTGGGGACATCGCTACCAATACCATGTTCATGTGGTCTCAAGCCACTTCAAAAGAATATGAAGGTTTGCCAAAAGGAAGACGCTTTGAATTTAAAATTGAAGATGTCTCTTCCTTGAAAGAAAACATTAAAGAGCTTCGTTTTGTTTCACCTCGAAATAGATTAGATGGCTTCCAAGGCGGGAATAATGTTATTCGAGGAATAAAACTGGGTGCATTTAATGTATATGGTGATTATCCGGAAATTATCAAACAAGATCCTATGACCATTACTTCTGGTCGTTTTATAAATCATTCTGATATTGTTGAAAAACGTAAAATTGCGATTATAGGGCAAGGTGTGAAATCTACTTTATTTGAAAAAGAAGAAGCAGTATTAGGTTCCTTTATAAAAATTCAAGGGGTCAATTTTATGGTGGTAGGCACGTATAAGAAAAAAAGTAATGATGGAGATGGAGAAGAAGGACAAAAGGAAATTTATGTACCCTTCTCGTCATTCTCACAAGCATTCAATAAAGGTAATGATGTAGGTTGGATGGCAATCACAGCTAAAGATGGCGCTTCAATTACAAGCTTAAAGGAAAGTATCATTACTTTAATGAAAAAAAATAGGAAGATTCATCCAGAGGACAATAGAGCCATTGGTAATTTTGATTTGTATGAGCAATACAATCGAGTAGAAAGCTTATTTATTGCAATGCGCTTGATAGCCTATTTTGTAGGGATTTTGGTGTTAATTTCTGGAATCATTGGCGTAAGTAACATCATGTTAATTGTAGTAAAAGAGCGTACCAAAGAAATAGGGATTCGTCGTGCACTTGGTGAGGATCCTAGGTCTATAAAAATACAGATTCTTATGGAATCAATCTTTTTAACCATTATATCCGGAATGGCAGGTATCATTTTTGGAGCCTTGTTTATTTTTGGAATAAATCTATTACTAGATGCGGTTGGGCCTGTAGATATGTTTGTAAACCCTAGTGTTAGTATCGGTGTTGTGCTTATCGCATTACTGATATTAATTATATCTGGCTTATTAGCAGGTTTTATTCCTGCGCAAAGTGCAATAAAAGTAAAACCTATAGATGCTCTTAGAGCGGAATAAAATAATAAATCATCAATCAAAAAACGAACACATGAAAAAACGAGTAACCATTATTATTTTAGTTTTAATAGTTGTTTGCTTCGGGGGCGCAATGTATTATTTGTATCAAAAAAATGCCGAAAATCCTGTGACTTATGAAACGGAAACTCCAACGACACAAACTATCATTAAAAAAACGGTGGCTACAGGGAGTATTCTGCCTTTAGAAGAAGTGCTGATAAAACCTAATATTTCTGGTGTTATTGAAGAGATCTATGTAGAAGGAGGAGATTATGTAAAATCTGGAGACTTGTTAGCTAAAATTAAAATAGTTCCTAATTTAAATGCATTAAACGATGCAAGAAATTCTATAGACGGGGCTAGAATAGGATTAGATGATCAAAAAAGAAATTTAGAACGCCAAAAAACATTATTTGAAAAAGGGGTGATTTCTAAAGTAGATTTAGAACGGGCCCAGGTATCTTTTGATCAAGCGAGGCAATCTTATGGCGCTGCTAATAAAAGATACGATATTGCTAAAACGGGTACTACCAAAGGTTTTGGTAATTCTGCCAATACGCTGATTAGGGCCACAGTAAGCGGTATGGTATTAGAGGTTCCTGTGGAAGTAGGTAACCAAGTGATTGAAAGTAATAATTTTAATGAAGGAACTACCATTGCAGCCATTGCAGATGTAGATAAAATGATTTTTGAAGGAAAAATAGATGAATCAGAAGTCGGTAAAGTAAAAGAGAATTTACCTTTAGAAATAACAGTAGGTGCTATTGAGAATAAAATTTTCCCTGCAGTATTAGATTACATAGCGCCAAAAGGAAAAGCAGAAAATGGAGCTATACAATTTGAAATTAAAGGAACTTTAAAAAAACAAGATTCTGTTTTTATACGAGCAGGATTAAGTGCAAATGCGTCTATTATTTTAGCAAAAGTAGATAGCGTAATTTCTATTAAAGAAGCTTTAGTGCAGTATGATGATAAGACAAAAAAACCTTTTGTAGAAATTAGTTCTGGGGATCAGGTGTTTAGTCGTAAAGATATTGAACTAGGTATAAGTGATGGGATCAATGTAGAGGTTAAATCTGGTCTTAGTTTATCTGATGAAATAAAGGTGTGGAATCAGATAGAAATAGAGGAAGAAGACAACTAATTTTAAATGTTTAGTAACGAACTAAGCATTTAAAAAGCCTAAAAATTATTTTAACATAATTTTTAGAGTTCCAAGTGTAACAATATTTAGTGTACCAAGTCTAACTAGCGGAGTAAAAACCCAAACAACTAACAAAACAACTATGATTGAAATTAAAAATCTTCACAAATCATATAAAATGGGAAGCAATTCCTTGCATGTATTAAAGGGAATAAATTTTTCTGTAGAAGAAGGAGAGCTAGTTGCTATTATGGGTTCTTCAGGTTCTGGTAAATCTACCTTATTAAATATTTTAGGTATGTTGGATGAGTTAGATGAAGGTTCGTATACCTTAGATGGTGTTCCTATCAAAAATCTAAATGAAACAAAAGCGGCGCAATACCGCAATAAGTTTTTAGGATTTATCTTTCAATCTTTTAACCTTATCAATTACAAAACAGCAGCAGAGAATGTTGCGTTACCTTTATACTATCAAAAAGTAGGTAGAAAAGAGCGTCACGAAAAAGCTTTAAAGTATTTAGAGCGTGTAGGTCTTAAAGAATGGGCAACACATTTACCAAGTGAACTTTCTGGTGGTCAAAAACAGCGTGTCGCAATTGCTAGAGCCATGGCAGCAGAACCAAAAGTATTATTAGCAGATGAGCCTACGGGAGCGCTAGATAGTAAAACCTCGTATGAGGTGATGGATTTGATTCAAAAAATAAACGATGCTGGGAATACTATTTTAATTGTTACTCATGAGCCAGATATTGCAGATATGTGTAAGCGTATCGTACATTTAAAAGATGGGGTTATAGTAGAAGATAAAAAGATAGAGCAAGTAAGAGCATCGCAATATGTTTAATAGAG encodes:
- a CDS encoding SCO family protein; the protein is MEKNKYTYVWVSLIILIFGIIFIPRIIDRISNGTVVESDRMSVKTNNGDLAYIVVNGEKRKVPEFAFINQDSLLITNNDYKGKVYLVEFFFTTCPSICPIMNQNLVQIQNEFTDFEDFGVASFTINPTYDTPTVLKEYAEKYGVRNLNWNLMTGDAQGIFDLANSGFNIFASEVPNAPGGFEHAGMFALVDKKGFMRSRVDDYGNPIIYYRGAISEEEGVNDHGEKEQIGVLKEDIKKLLAEK
- a CDS encoding ABC transporter permease, which translates into the protein MFDLERWQEIFDTIRKNKLRTFLTGLSVASGIFILVILLGFGQGMQNGIAKEFESDAASSIWIWTESTQNAYKGLNPGREIQFRNEDYATLVDKMDLNLENKSMFYMPRDITTTYKNDALIYRVMGTTSDAQFLENQNMLQGRFLNWQDISQVTKVAVISAKIKRESFTTIDNPVGEYIKISNIPFKIIGVYKDKAGEREENRIFIPITTSQKVFNGADKLDNLVFSSPPAANFEEAVQQSITLKTKIDTYLRQAHSIAPDDEGGIGINNQMENAKRYYSLTGNIKLFFWFVGLCTIIAGVVGVSNIMLIVVKERTKEIGIRKALGAKPWSIIGMILHESVFVTAISGFTGLIFSMGLLELIGPNIEVDYIVNPSVDFNVAMATVLLLVVAGAIAGFFPAWRAASIHTIDALRDE
- a CDS encoding ABC transporter ATP-binding protein, coding for MIEIKNLHKSYKMGSNSLHVLKGINFSVEEGELVAIMGSSGSGKSTLLNILGMLDELDEGSYTLDGVPIKNLNETKAAQYRNKFLGFIFQSFNLINYKTAAENVALPLYYQKVGRKERHEKALKYLERVGLKEWATHLPSELSGGQKQRVAIARAMAAEPKVLLADEPTGALDSKTSYEVMDLIQKINDAGNTILIVTHEPDIADMCKRIVHLKDGVIVEDKKIEQVRASQYV
- a CDS encoding efflux RND transporter periplasmic adaptor subunit, translated to MKKRVTIIILVLIVVCFGGAMYYLYQKNAENPVTYETETPTTQTIIKKTVATGSILPLEEVLIKPNISGVIEEIYVEGGDYVKSGDLLAKIKIVPNLNALNDARNSIDGARIGLDDQKRNLERQKTLFEKGVISKVDLERAQVSFDQARQSYGAANKRYDIAKTGTTKGFGNSANTLIRATVSGMVLEVPVEVGNQVIESNNFNEGTTIAAIADVDKMIFEGKIDESEVGKVKENLPLEITVGAIENKIFPAVLDYIAPKGKAENGAIQFEIKGTLKKQDSVFIRAGLSANASIILAKVDSVISIKEALVQYDDKTKKPFVEISSGDQVFSRKDIELGISDGINVEVKSGLSLSDEIKVWNQIEIEEEDN
- a CDS encoding DUF420 domain-containing protein — protein: MGEVDQKERKFNIFITVISIVIPLVVIVLFRVKLPNVEPLSFLPPIYASVNGVTAILLIVAVIAIKNGNKKLHQKIMVTCIGLSLAFLVMYVAYHMTSDSTTFGGEGAIKYVYFFILITHIILSVAIIPLVLITYSRAYLQKFEAHRKIAKITFPIWLYVAITGVVVYLMIAPYYAY
- a CDS encoding ABC transporter permease, whose amino-acid sequence is MFNRDRWREIIEVLTSNMFRTILTAFGVFWGILILIILLAAGKGLENGIKSDFGDIATNTMFMWSQATSKEYEGLPKGRRFEFKIEDVSSLKENIKELRFVSPRNRLDGFQGGNNVIRGIKLGAFNVYGDYPEIIKQDPMTITSGRFINHSDIVEKRKIAIIGQGVKSTLFEKEEAVLGSFIKIQGVNFMVVGTYKKKSNDGDGEEGQKEIYVPFSSFSQAFNKGNDVGWMAITAKDGASITSLKESIITLMKKNRKIHPEDNRAIGNFDLYEQYNRVESLFIAMRLIAYFVGILVLISGIIGVSNIMLIVVKERTKEIGIRRALGEDPRSIKIQILMESIFLTIISGMAGIIFGALFIFGINLLLDAVGPVDMFVNPSVSIGVVLIALLILIISGLLAGFIPAQSAIKVKPIDALRAE